Genomic window (Acropora muricata isolate sample 2 chromosome 11, ASM3666990v1, whole genome shotgun sequence):
TTATTTAGCCTTCAGAGAACAAGAATCTTGAATTTTCTCGCCAAGAAATTAAATGAGGCTACTTATACGTAACAAAGGATGGTAAAATCATCATCGTTGGTCGATTGGCTTATGTTTGTCGTAGGTGGCCTTCACTTATCGAACGAGGTAATTACCGAAGTTAATTGCCTCGGCGCTTTGACAAGAACGCCGCAATTTAATTAATTTCTGCTCCTTTGACTTAACTTTGCAGTATTCACATCACAGTGTTTGTTGTTTGCATTTAGGTGTTATCTGCCTATGATGGTCAATACGCAAGATATTTTCGCCAAAAGTTCAGTAAGTTACGATCGAAATTTTATCTTGCCATACATTGTATTTCGCGCGTGAAGATCAAATCCTTGAAACAAATAAGATAATGATAAGAAGAATTAAGTATCCTGCCAATCATTGCATGCGTTAACTTGTTAAGAAAATTGTCTTTGAAATGAATTATTGATTATATTTTTCTGATAAACGGGAACGCGAATAACCAGTATATTATGTTTACAAACTGCCACTGGACGTCTCCAAACACTTAAGAACTTTAACAAGACCGATGAATTCgtcgcttgaaaataaacattcgTGCTATTGCGGCTCTTTTGaaattatcccatcttgttcgcattctctGATGATGGTTAAGCATGGAGCGCCCTCGAAGTAAACatgaaaaattaaagattttgtGGTGTTTGCCCGAGTCGTGAAAACTTTAAATTAGGTGCGGAATATAGAACGTCACTTAAAAAATaagtattttgcgattattgctttttgctcgcattttatattgttgacaaattacgctaaaaatgAACCGGTAAGAGCGTCGTAGAATTTAATAtagagaatgagagatttactgtTATGTGTTAAAtctggaaatttcacgttgtcgtttggcggacgacgtcaaagaattctacttaagtgcgtgccgcacgtgcagcatgaatATTTTTcctcgctcgaccaatcaaattcttaatttgtggtgtGGTCGGTGCCACTGATCTCTCCCTACTACAGCTGATTACCCGCGCGTGCCAACGACTGCCATAGTCAgctattttgtttattttggcaTGGCTTATGAGTGCGCCATTTAGTTGGCCATTGCACAAGTTCATAAGGGTTCCTTTTGAATTATTTATTCAACAGATGCAGGTGTGTCAGAACGTGGCCTTCGTCGCAATGGGATCCTGGAAAGCGTACAAGCGTTTTCAACACCGACCGCTCCTACGCCACGCGTGGTCGAACGTAGGAACACAAGCGTTGGCTCCCAAGAGAAAGCAGAAAATCTGCAGCCGTTAAAATCGAGAGTTGCCTTGAAAACAAGCTTTTCCCTAGTTAAAAACGACCATCCCATGACCAGCGTTGATTCAGGAATTCAAAAATCAACCAACGGACCACAAAACCTAGTTTCTTATTCCCTTGATCCCCCTAATAGTTTTCCTCAACCGACGAGTATCCCGCCAATCGATACTTTGTCGGCAACGTGGCCGACGCCAATGGGATCGATTGAGAAAGAATTCAGTGACATGGATGTTCCAGTGACGTTGCCACCAATCACAAATGAGATGAGTAACGTAGAGGCGATACCAGGAATTGAAGGAATATCAACCGTGGAGCGCATCCCGCTTGAATTTGCAGAGGAATCGCCGTGGGAAAGAAGTCACGCAACGTCTGGGTCTGTTATATCTAGTCACGCACTAAACAATAATACAAGTGATACAGCAGGTGTCCAGACCAATTTGGAAAAGTTCGTTCTtgtgaaaaaggaaaatggaGCAGAAAATGGGAGAAAGCGGGAAACTATTTTTGGAACGCCACAAGGTCGGAAAGCTTTTTCTAAATCGCGTCCTGTGGCTTCTAAGTTTGAAAGAAAACGCGAACGAAACAGCAACATAAATAACGAATCCCTCGCTTATTCAAAGTTAGAGAAGAGAGTATTCATTCCCCCTCCGATACCCATCGATCCAATCCAACCGTTACTGAAAGATCTCTTAACTGTGGAGCCAGTGAGTGACATAGCAGAACATATTGTCGACTTTGAAACAATCAAACCACTTGAAGCAATTGATAAACATTTGCTGGCCATAAAAACACATCCCGAGATTGGACCCATCAAAGAACATCTAAAAACAGAACAACTCGATGCAATAGAACCGATTGAGAATCATCAAATCAAAGCGAAACGTAAATGAGATTTAAGTCTTCTTAGTCTAAGAGCTGCAAGAACTTTTGAAACCGTTTGGTTAACTTCAGAGATATGGGGACCTCAAGAAAACGTTTCAACCACCTGTATACCAATCTCTTTCTATTCAAGGCAAACATCTGTGGAGTCACTAGTTAGTAACGAGATTTTGTGTCGAGTCCCAGTGAACAAGCTTTAGTTTTGACAACGTTAAGACTTAAACGATTGTAATCAAACCATTGTTTAAGGTTTCCCTAGTCACGTATCAGGAATGACAACAATTCATCAGGGTCTTTTGATGCATCAGTAAGgttagtatcatcagcatacattCTTACATCATACATTATTATATCATATTAATCATGCGTTACATTATTTTCATcctgcattattacattatattCATCATACAATATTACATTCTTTTCATCATACATTATTACAATATATTCATCATACATTCTTTGATTAAACATTCGTTTAAGTCCTTAAATAAGGTCACTCCTACCTCCGCAATATGTTCTACTTACCCAATACTAATTATGTTTTAAGAAACTCAATCAACAAGCTTATGTTGCCTAGAATTGACTAACTGAAACATATCTTCGTATATACAGTCAaggaaacttgaaaacttttttcctgtctCTAGGTTCCCACACGCTAATCGTGTTAGCAAGTTAATGTTTATAGTTCTATTACCATACGTTATAATAGTCTGTTCGTAACTTGGAATTTTTCTGAGTCTAAATACAAAGAAACCAAACTTGGATTTTGCGCCTGCGTTGCAATGAGCTTCTTCTTGCGCGTTCAATATCTTCTATTTTagttggtcttttttttttctttgatcaGAGCGGGGGCACGCCCAGCCAATGGCAATGATAATGTACTGCCTTGAACAGCCATCT
Coding sequences:
- the LOC136890704 gene encoding uncharacterized protein; the protein is MVKSSSLVDWLMFVVGGLHLSNEVLSAYDGQYARYFRQKFNAGVSERGLRRNGILESVQAFSTPTAPTPRVVERRNTSVGSQEKAENLQPLKSRVALKTSFSLVKNDHPMTSVDSGIQKSTNGPQNLVSYSLDPPNSFPQPTSIPPIDTLSATWPTPMGSIEKEFSDMDVPVTLPPITNEMSNVEAIPGIEGISTVERIPLEFAEESPWERSHATSGSVISSHALNNNTSDTAGVQTNLEKFVLVKKENGAENGRKRETIFGTPQGRKAFSKSRPVASKFERKRERNSNINNESLAYSKLEKRVFIPPPIPIDPIQPLLKDLLTVEPVSDIAEHIVDFETIKPLEAIDKHLLAIKTHPEIGPIKEHLKTEQLDAIEPIENHQIKAKRK